The genomic window atgattaaCTCTTAACGTCCTGTACCTTAAACTCTAGATAAAGATCTCTACTTTGCTGAATAAGTTTCGTATGTTTTTCGCTCCCGAATTTAATTCCGAAACTTTCAACTAGTACAGTGATCAATGCGATCAATGTATGAGGGCCCATAAAGGTGAACCATTGAGCCAACTTCCACCATATATTCAGCACTCCTGTCCGGTTGGACAATTCATATGCAAATCCTCTCGCATCCTTTGTACTCATGTTTGCCAACCAAAGGTCAGTActctttttcatcttttttaaaTCTACTTTTTTTGCCTTCACCTTGTGAACTCTGGCGAAGTAATCAATGACGCGATACATTgccttttttatttcaggcTCAACTGGGCTCACCAATAGCTGCCCACCATCATCTTCCATATAATAAATCTGAAAATGATGGACTTAGATTATcaaatgtttgaaattcgataacAGTTCTTTGAACGTATTCTTTGTTAATTCCATACATTTGGAGAGAATACAGTAGCAATTGGACAAAAATGATGTTTCATTaactattattaattttcctaAGATATAAACCTATTCAATAAAAACGCGCTTTTCAAATAGGAATAATATATTCGTACCTTCAATTTGGAAAGATCCACTTTACTATCTAGATTAAGCATACTGGCATTCTTTCCAGCTAATACTCTGAGCATAGGAATCAAGTCAAACGGATTTCTGCACATCGGACCAAGGCTGAGAAGAACATCCTGTTCTTCATGATGAGGACTCGGATATTGACCCTCATTTGACACAACCCCTGTGCAAATAATCGTGATATTAATCGTTAATTGAATTCGACATTTTATCCTCTATTATCACGGATGACATTTCGATTACTGACCCCTTGTCGTCTTATGTCCAAAAATACCATTGAAAAAACAAGGCATACGTATCGACCCTCCAATATCCGAACCAATTCCAAATGGTGAACCGGCTGCTGCTATCAAAGCACCTTCACCGCCAGACGAACCTCCAACAATGTGcctgcaatttttattcaaacactTAGAGTAGTCATTACACTTCTGCGGTCCAATGAGTTAAATTTCAGTTGGAATATACAAAGCACCAATggtatttcgaaaatattacTTTTTCGTATTGAAGTTCAAACACCTACTTGACATAATagtttttacaattattctaTGATGTGACTGACCTTGTGTTGTAGGGGTTCCTACTTGTTCCGTATATGCAATTGCTGCTCTCCCACCACATGGCCAACTCAGAAACGTTAGTTTTAGCAATAGGTATAGCACCAGCAGCCCTCATTAATTTTACAGTCTCCGCATCTCTATCAGATACTGTATTTTTACGAACAACTAATCCAGCGGTCTGTTTCATTCCCGCAATAGCAATACAGTCCTAAAAAGCGAtataacaaattaaattttgtcatAAGCTGGCAGTCCTGATGAAAATTTCTGTTATTGATTGTAATATTCCTAAGGAACTGTTTTTcgtgtgaaataaaattcatatttaaGGATTCCATCGTCAGATgtgatatttaatttaaattaagcACTTTTGAGTTAGTTATATGTAAGGAAGATGCATGGtgattcaaataataataatccagATTGACAAAGTCTTAACGTTTCCTGatcgtaaaattgaattgttaCGAATAAGTTAATAACTCTTCGGTGATTGTACCTagattgtaaatttcaaaagcACCTTTGTCGTAAATGGCACTCCAAGAAACGGTTTCTCcattgttaaaattttgatgGATGGTGCGTTTGACGATCTCAGCATTTTATCGCATTTTCGAGCTTCCTCTAGTGCCTCTTCAAAACGACCTTCGACGACGCAATTTAAGATTGGTTGAATTTCGTTAATTCTATCTATGTAGGCTTGAACTACTTCTTCCGAAGTGATCTGTAATTAAATCAAAAGAATGTTTCAAGCATACTAGCTTCAGCCCTGAAATAGACAAGCTATATTCATCATTCGTTGACATGCCCTTACCTCTTGTTGCCTGATCTGAGCAGCTAAAGTCGAGGCACTGTACAACAAGATACGGTTCTTTATCGGAGGTTGACATTCCTTAGGATGACAGAAATACGCAATCAAGCTGAACACTCCACTTGCTATCAACTCGACAACCCGGTGGAAAAGGTTTACAACTTGAATTATTGGTTTCATTTTTGGCTTTTCCTTTCTGTTTTTGCTTGACATCTGTGTCCTCGGAACAAaatgaacataaaaaaaaaaattaaattatcaatcaatTGGTAATTTGGTACAATAATATAACGCAAGATAACGAAAATTACATGCGGTCTCTAATAATAATGACTTCGATTTTAGGGTTAGGAACTTTTTCTCATAAGCCGACAAAGCCAAATACCGGGTAAGTTGCACATCATCATGTCTCAAACCATCACCttaaattttgtgaatttactgcCCCTCTTCTTCACTACGCAGACGGTATGCTTGATTCAAACAATGAAACAAATGACATCAACGATCCATCGACACGCATCGTGACTCGAGTACACGTACAGTGTGCATAACAAACTGATCCAAACGCGAAGGTGCCGCCCGGTTAGGGTATTccggtttatttatttttacgtgcAAGTATACATTAAGAAGTTTACGATTTGATGTAAATAGAAACACTGGTTTTGGTTTAAATGATGAGTTAAATGCCAACGATAATTTCGTATGATTCGGTGGAcaagaaaaatacaataagCATGCAGGAAAACATTCGTTTGCTGCATGAATGAATGACGTCACGACTCAATCCCTCTACCCTCAGTTCCTTCTATTGATACGAGCCAACGTTATTTTTTCGTAGCATCATGGCTCAAGATCAAACattacttgaaatttatgGAGAAATTGCACATTCCTAGTATTTGTGAAGCGGTGTggggattttttttaacaatattctATCGATTTTAAGGTTCGTGCTGGAGAGGTAAGACGTAAAATGAGTTAAAACAGCGTGTTTGATTTTTGAATCtagttatttgaatttatcaTTTACGCCATTCGTACACGCGTTTGTCAGAAGGTTGAGTCAGgtattaataaatgaaaaacaaacagTCGTTTTGTGTGGAAATATTCGTTTCTGCAGcatcgacgaaaaaaaaattgtttatctgACACGGGTATTACAAATGTTCAAATTGCGAGGAAATGCAATTAGAGTCACGCGggtaatttcattcaaataaatttctagAGAATGTTATCATAAGGATCTACTTTGGTAAGTATCGAATTCACGATCGAAATAACACTATCTTTGCACGAGTGTCTAGGTTTTCATCGCAGGTCGGAAGCAGGCAACAGGTAAGCCGGATGCAGTTTAAAACATTCTCAACGCATATCCTCTGCTGAAGCAGGTCAAGCGTCACGTGTAGACTGTGGCTCGGCAAACAAGtagtattataattttgtcgtCCGTTATTTGAAACTTTCAGGGACTGATATCTCATAGCTGCTACAAAACGTTGAAAAGCGCTCAACTTGAGGAATTTTATCAGTGCTTAGATATCGTTGCCTCATTCGCTCCGTATAAGGCGTTATTATGCAGAATAAAAACTTATACAAGCCGAATGATGGAGTGatgatatacgtatacttacGCGGTGTAAAACTCGTACGGAACGTAAGCTTATAATCGTGAATTTATAACTATCTACTGTAAACGAGAGAAATAAACATGTACTGAGAACACAATTCTGAATACTACATACATctcttaattttataaaactaATGCGGTAAAAGCTAGCCGGTCGCCAGCCATTGCATACGACAGCGTCTCCAGTGATCTACTGAAACATCATCCAACGCTACCGACGAAATAAATTGTCCAACTAGTGGTCCACTATTGGTCCAATATACGATGCGAGCGATAAATAACGCGATACGCTCGCGCCATCTGGGGAAAAAACGGGAGAACCGGCTGTCAACGAGTCGGGATTCCTGCCACAAGATGGCGCCACCAGCGgcttcttatttttcacacGAATGCGCATGCATAACTTTTACGTGTGATCAGAATCGTTCGATAAAACATGTGTTTGCCTTCCGAAGAGAATTGGTGATATTTCGAAAAGCAAAATAAATCAGGTATACGTGTCGTTGACTGGGAACAATGAGTGAAATTTtcgtgagtaaaaaataaccTCCAACACGTCAGTTATTCGATCGAATTCGAGTACTCGGAGCACGCTGGTTCTCGAAATGAGTTTTCGGTTTGTCCGCACGGCTTATGCGTGCGCACGAGTCTATTAGTATATGCATGCAGCCGACAATAATCGCGCCGATCCACAGATTGCGTCACTGAAACTGTGGCGAGGACGACCTTAATCCTAGGTAaggaaaaaacaacgaaaactAACCGACTAATAAACCCACTTGCAGTCGGAGTtggaattaattaaattatacacGCACGTCTGAAGAGGAGGCACGCATCCATGGGATCTAGTTGTGTAAGTAACCATTTATGCCTGCGTACCTATTTCAAACTCGATTCAATGTGCAATATCTACGTGCGCGGCATTGCCAACCCGCGATGCTTCTGATTAGACTATAAAAGGACGCTTCGTTCcatcaattatatttttatcacacAATGGCAAGTAACCATTGACCACCTCATATTCACCCTCTGCCCGtacatttattcaatttttagtCTTGCAATTAGTCACCTCGATCGATTAATTCTAAATTCTTCGTTATATATCTACTCTGGACCTTCTTATAAGGAAACATcggtttattttataccaGAAGCAATTTTCCCTTCGCTTTTTTCCCCTGAATTTCAGTCTGTTTCCCAAAATTCTCAGGCAACTACGGTAGTTATATGTGGTGTTTATCTAATGCTTTTCACTTCTggttttaaaatgaaaaaggaatTAAACCTATGACGCCAACGCAAATGTACCCTATACTGGAGTTCATAGTTGAGCCTCCTTTGACTTTTGACCTGAGATGAGACCGCAAGTAGAATGCAATTGAATAATCAGTGAATCCAACGAGTTGGATCGACGCGACATCCACAGTTTTTCTCACGTCCGTGTTATTTATACTCAATCATTTTAACAtttgaattgatttcagaaaaatgtACAGTCCGATGCCATTAATTACCGATATTTGGCATCAGGTGaaagagaatgaaataaaCGTATAAGAAAGTAATAAACAAAACACCGAAAATGGAGACAAACGAAGTTGAAAATGCTGAGAAAGTTCGCTCCGAAATTACCAATAGCAATAGTTCCGCGGATGCCGTGAAGCCTCCGAAGGATGCCAAAGGTGCCAAGATAGTTGAAGAAAAACTGATGAAAGTAAACGTACAGCTAAAACCACCGATATCGCCGACTAGTCTTTTAGCACAAAATATAGCCCTCTTACCTACGGGGGTCGCCAAAGTAAAGCAATCACAACCAGCGAATTCCGTTCCCAAAATGAATTCGTCAAATTCCGGATCATCGAGCGCATCCGCTACCGGTgagtgaacattttttcaccaccATTTCGAATGTGATTTTTACGTCAGTATGTTTGAAAACGTGAAATTTGAGATTCAATGGACTAAGTTGACTTATTTCAAAGTAAATCTGAATTATTCGTTTAGTTTATTAACACGAATCGTGCAAACTCAACGATCTGCAATTTCGAAATCCAACAATCTCTTGTTTAAATTCGCGTAAAATCTTCACACTTACTTCTGCTGAAACTTCTTTTCTGtacgaatttgaaagaattcatACAAAATTATAAGCTAGGTAGTGAGAGGATGACTGGTAAAAGTTAAAGCCATTTGCAAAGAGTTTATACAACCTAATGGCTgtagaataaaatattattttgcatAACTCAGTTCAAGGCTAATCTGAGCTGAACCTGTTGAATCTGTTTGTATTTGCAACAAGTGTTTTACTCTTCTGTCAAGCTACGTACAAGACTTGTTTATCCTGAACTCTATaagagtaaaaaagaaaattcagcTTAGATCATGTGTAGATATTAATTAAGAttccttttttgtttaaatattgttataattaCCGAGTGTCGACAGCATACCGTACGGTTAAATTTCCTACCTCGTTTACCTTGATTatggtaaataataatattatcagTCGAAAAGATTTGTTCCACGATTATATTCGTCTGCTCACGTCATTCACCGCAGTTTGACCGATTACTTTTCTATTACTTTGAGTTGTTTTCATGCTTATCGGCAAAGCCAGTAAGTAAAGGAATAAATTCAAGCCTTACGATCTTGCATAAAATACTTTCCATTCAAagttgtaattattttcttcaagtCATACGTGCTTCACGCACTACATGGCATTCGTCCGATGATGTTCTAAAAAGTGATTGCTCACCTTGAAGAAACGTCATCAGATCCGTCTCTTTATCCTTGGTTTTCGACGAAATACTTCGTAACGTGCATTGATTCTCATTGCCGTCATTGAATACAATACTCCAAGCACGGACGGAATTTATACACCGACAGAACGAGCATCGTTGATGTTTCCGTTCAATGGTCAGTTACATAATTGTCCCGAATCGATTTATTCCTTTGAATAATCGTTCGTAACGCTTGTACACCTATATTGCCTACGTGCGCGCATTTAATTAACCCTTAGCGATAACGAGGTGTAATAAGGAATTAGTCGAATCATTCGTTGACGATATTTCGAAACTTCCATCGCTTTAAggattttttgtaaattgagtgattatacattattataccgCAAGATCATGAACCCCGCTGTAATTCCGTTGCTAATCAAGGCTAATAATGGATCGCCGCGTGACAAGTTTTCCTGAAACACGCGTTAGCCGCGTAATGTTATTATGATATTAcgtgttatattatatttatctgATGACGCTAGctcggacaaaaaaaaaaaaatacaatctcATACTGTAGCCACGCTTTTTCACGTAATTATAGGTTTTAAAGAACTGGAAGAGATACAAGTGCAGCTAAATGGTAAATCAAGATCCAGACTTTGAAGCTTTGCGAGTTTCAATCGCGCTCAAAGTCTGGACAACTAAACTTTTACACCATTGCAGATTATGTAAAATAGGAATTCATAAGCAGTTTATGTCATTTCAAGCTGTtctgagaaaataatttctcaaatttGCATTTATTTGTTTCACCGCAAAGATCCACTTTTaactaaatttcatttgaacgAAAGAAATATTCAAGTACAGCTAACTCTGAGGGACTATTTACTTCGATTGAGAAAATTCGAGTCAAcctaattaatttaatctatTACGGGTTGCCGATGAACcagttattcaattttacctTCTACTATACATTAAACTCAACGAATACTCATTTGGCTCCAATGAACGTTGATTGCTTCTAATTAATTCCTTTCCGTTTGACTAAATTTACGAATTTTCTTCCTGTATAATATCTCGTTAGCAGCCTGCAATTAGGTGATTCATTTCTGTGATTCAGAGAAAAGTTTCCcagttcaaaaaaattatgcataatttcGTCTAGAGTTACAAGAAAAGATTTCAAGAGATGAAACAATTGGTTTAGTGGAAAGTAAAAGATTTCATGAATCcaagtaaattttattacctatTATTTCGTCCAAtctctcaaatttttattctcagtgTAAGCAACTGCgagtgacatttttttttcccatcagCGTGTTTGCGAAACTCGATGAATGTTTAGTGGAAATGGATGAATTTACTTGGCGCGATTGAATAATTGGACAAAATGTGTCTTAGGTTGCGTTACGTAACAGTCGATACGCGTATATCCGATACGTGCGCTACCCTATTCTGAAATGCATGACACGGTTGAAGTTCGACCGTAAGTACGAGATGGGAATTGGAATCTATATTATACGACCGGCGGATCACCGTACGTGGATGCATCATTACACGCGGTAAGGAAAAACGGGGAACGGATGTGCGAAAATGACTTTTGAAAGGCAATTGAGCATGGTTGCAGTACCTTATTGATCTATCGGAGCCGTGCGGGAAAGGAGagaagagcgagagagagagagagagaaagagaggggggGATCGCGTGTCTATCAGCGTGGGTTCTAAGCGCAGTATCTGTCTCTCTCCTGGTCTTTAATCGTCCTGGATCTGGATCCAGTTTTAGCTCTAGTTTCAATGCCGCACGTCCAAAGCTCGAGCTTCGAGAAAGTCGCGAATTTCCTCCACTTGAGTCATCCCGAAGTACCTCTTAAACTCGCTCATTTTATCGCAGTGGTGTTGTAGTCGTCCACTAGACGACGGGCTTCGTAATCTCGACTGACCTCGCCTCTCAAGCGTCAACGAGGACCATTTCCTCACTTTAACACGCTTGCAGAGCTCTTGAGCTTCCCATCTTtcggaataaattctatatAACAGTATGGATTATCTGCTACATCGCTTGATCGCGTCATTCTTACATATTTATGGGACCGCAGCTGTTGCGAATAAATGTGCGATTAAGTTATGTAgatatttacagaaaaatcgGAGTTTCGAACGCCGTGGTATACCTATAGGATGTTATACATGTATCGCGGTCAGGAATATTGTGGTTTCGAGTTTACACGGTTCAGATCGTTGAATTACGATTAAATTTCCAGCGGTAGAAGGATTGATTGCTTAAAGGGGAACAGTGATGGAAagtaactttgaaaaatgggacaaatttttacagaGTGACAGCAGAAATGTTCTAAGGATTGTTCCCTGGAAAGATTAATTCCTTAGAATGACCAAATAAAAGTcagtcaaataaaaataaactttaaGGCTTTCCGAAActgattttacattttttctggcagtctcgaaaattatattcatacGTAAATGAAGAAATTATGCTATTCCTCCACCATATCTCAGgtcaagttgaaaattttgatttacgAATTCAATGTTCATTTtctctaattgtaagtcatTAAGAACACGAAGGCTTTAATACTCTGtttcgatacaaaattttcatataaaaagTTACTTGATGAAAGTGTTTGAATTCCGGGTGCGTAGAggttttttgatttcaaaattgGCGAAGTCGTAAATTGACTATTTTATATACTTGTCAACACCCAACCTTCGGACAACTGGGCGACTTTACCGAAAAACAGTAATACAAAGTAGCCATTATTAGTTgacgaaaattataaatcaatTACTAAACCAAACCGTTCACTCGtcgtcaaaattaaaatatctttAGTCGACTGGAATAGatgattattaatatatttccGACACCGTTGAAGAGACCTGAGCGTTTCACTGTATTGAAAGTGAAgtaaaacgatgaaaatttagaaacaGGTTCGACCAGTCGAACATTCCTGCACAAGCACATATGCTCACATGTACCTATATTTATCCACATTCCCTTCTGTACAccgaaagaataaaattcattgaatCAACTAAATGTGTGTTAATGGGCGGcgaagtaaatatttatttgtgttaTGTTGTTCTGTTAgtcgcgcgcgtgtgtgtctGTTGATCGATtgcaattaaattttcttagACCAACAGATCTTGAATTGAACCAAATAAACATTTACTTCGCCGCCCATGCCCACACATTTAGTTGATTCGACGACTTTTTTCCCTCAGTGTACCTTTGAGGTTTGAGGatttaatgaaaaacaatCAGGGGGTACAGAGaggtgaataaaaaagaaaataatgcgGGGTGTATGTGCTGGTTATACTTTGGCAAACTTACGCGCCGAATGCACCTGCGCTCGTATTTCATATATAGCTCGACTTCTGGGTGCTTACGAGATTATGGCCAATCTCAAGATGATTAATTCCGGAGATTACGAATTGAAACAGGCCGTCCTTGATGCTGCGTTCAAGCCGTAGACGAATAATTGTGATTCACGCGTAAGATGTGTAACGGACACGTGCGCAAGAGTTCGTCGACAGCTGTTATTGGTGTATATTTTAATCGAACACGTCTgcgattattattaaatttttaacaattgaaTCGGTTTGCGCGCCGCTGTTCTCTCGGTTTTTCATACAACGTCCCGGCAACGAGGTTCAAACCTTCGAAGTCAGTCAACAACTAACCGTGTCCCGTTGGCTCGGTAACCGCACGCTACTTGCCACTCgttgaatgtttttcaatgGAATACACTCGTTATTAACACGTTGATTAAATGATGAAAACACGTCTCCGAGGTAATTCTAATTGCCGCGTCTACGCGTCGATGGAAAAGCATGTAATGATTAAcgtcattaaattttttcccattatATTGCTGATttta from Neodiprion lecontei isolate iyNeoLeco1 chromosome 1, iyNeoLeco1.1, whole genome shotgun sequence includes these protein-coding regions:
- the LOC107223592 gene encoding fatty-acid amide hydrolase 2-A isoform X3; amino-acid sequence: MTQMSSKNRKEKPKMKPIIQVVNLFHRVVELIASGVFSLIAYFCHPKECQPPIKNRILLYSASTLAAQIRQQEITSEEVVQAYIDRINEIQPILNCVVEGRFEEALEEARKCDKMLRSSNAPSIKILTMEKPFLGVPFTTKDCIAIAGMKQTAGLVVRKNTVSDRDAETVKLMRAAGAIPIAKTNVSELAMWWESSNCIYGTSRNPYNTRHIVGGSSGGEGALIAAAGSPFGIGSDIGGSIRMPCFFNGIFGHKTTRGVVSNEGQYPSPHHEEQDVLLSLGPMCRNPFDLIPMLRVLAGKNASMLNLDSKVDLSKLKIYYMEDDGGQLLVSPVEPEIKKAMYRVIDYFARVHKVKAKKVDLKKMKKSTDLWLANMSTKDARGFAYELSNRTGVLNIWWKLAQWFTFMGPHTLIALITVLVESFGIKFGSEKHTKLIQQSRDLYLEFKDMLDDGGIFLYPTHPTAAPMHHEPLIKPFNFSYTAIINVLGVPSTACPLGLNQNGLPIGIQVIGGMYQDHLTLAVAEEIGRAFGGWVPPPLIENGATIEVPTDIALYT
- the LOC107223592 gene encoding fatty-acid amide hydrolase 2-A isoform X4, with protein sequence MSSKNRKEKPKMKPIIQVVNLFHRVVELIASGVFSLIAYFCHPKECQPPIKNRILLYSASTLAAQIRQQEITSEEVVQAYIDRINEIQPILNCVVEGRFEEALEEARKCDKMLRSSNAPSIKILTMEKPFLGVPFTTKDCIAIAGMKQTAGLVVRKNTVSDRDAETVKLMRAAGAIPIAKTNVSELAMWWESSNCIYGTSRNPYNTRHIVGGSSGGEGALIAAAGSPFGIGSDIGGSIRMPCFFNGIFGHKTTRGVVSNEGQYPSPHHEEQDVLLSLGPMCRNPFDLIPMLRVLAGKNASMLNLDSKVDLSKLKIYYMEDDGGQLLVSPVEPEIKKAMYRVIDYFARVHKVKAKKVDLKKMKKSTDLWLANMSTKDARGFAYELSNRTGVLNIWWKLAQWFTFMGPHTLIALITVLVESFGIKFGSEKHTKLIQQSRDLYLEFKDMLDDGGIFLYPTHPTAAPMHHEPLIKPFNFSYTAIINVLGVPSTACPLGLNQNGLPIGIQVIGGMYQDHLTLAVAEEIGRAFGGWVPPPLIENGATIEVPTDIALYT
- the LOC107223592 gene encoding fatty-acid amide hydrolase 2-A isoform X2, whose amino-acid sequence is MSEFKRTQMSSKNRKEKPKMKPIIQVVNLFHRVVELIASGVFSLIAYFCHPKECQPPIKNRILLYSASTLAAQIRQQEITSEEVVQAYIDRINEIQPILNCVVEGRFEEALEEARKCDKMLRSSNAPSIKILTMEKPFLGVPFTTKDCIAIAGMKQTAGLVVRKNTVSDRDAETVKLMRAAGAIPIAKTNVSELAMWWESSNCIYGTSRNPYNTRHIVGGSSGGEGALIAAAGSPFGIGSDIGGSIRMPCFFNGIFGHKTTRGVVSNEGQYPSPHHEEQDVLLSLGPMCRNPFDLIPMLRVLAGKNASMLNLDSKVDLSKLKIYYMEDDGGQLLVSPVEPEIKKAMYRVIDYFARVHKVKAKKVDLKKMKKSTDLWLANMSTKDARGFAYELSNRTGVLNIWWKLAQWFTFMGPHTLIALITVLVESFGIKFGSEKHTKLIQQSRDLYLEFKDMLDDGGIFLYPTHPTAAPMHHEPLIKPFNFSYTAIINVLGVPSTACPLGLNQNGLPIGIQVIGGMYQDHLTLAVAEEIGRAFGGWVPPPLIENGATIEVPTDIALYT
- the LOC107223592 gene encoding fatty-acid amide hydrolase 2-A isoform X1, with amino-acid sequence MKYERRCIRRMSSKNRKEKPKMKPIIQVVNLFHRVVELIASGVFSLIAYFCHPKECQPPIKNRILLYSASTLAAQIRQQEITSEEVVQAYIDRINEIQPILNCVVEGRFEEALEEARKCDKMLRSSNAPSIKILTMEKPFLGVPFTTKDCIAIAGMKQTAGLVVRKNTVSDRDAETVKLMRAAGAIPIAKTNVSELAMWWESSNCIYGTSRNPYNTRHIVGGSSGGEGALIAAAGSPFGIGSDIGGSIRMPCFFNGIFGHKTTRGVVSNEGQYPSPHHEEQDVLLSLGPMCRNPFDLIPMLRVLAGKNASMLNLDSKVDLSKLKIYYMEDDGGQLLVSPVEPEIKKAMYRVIDYFARVHKVKAKKVDLKKMKKSTDLWLANMSTKDARGFAYELSNRTGVLNIWWKLAQWFTFMGPHTLIALITVLVESFGIKFGSEKHTKLIQQSRDLYLEFKDMLDDGGIFLYPTHPTAAPMHHEPLIKPFNFSYTAIINVLGVPSTACPLGLNQNGLPIGIQVIGGMYQDHLTLAVAEEIGRAFGGWVPPPLIENGATIEVPTDIALYT